A segment of the Carya illinoinensis cultivar Pawnee chromosome 1, C.illinoinensisPawnee_v1, whole genome shotgun sequence genome:
AAAGAATTGGTTTTAATGATGTAGGAAGTTGAAAACTTCATATTCAAGGGAGTTTCTATTGTCATTAAGCGAATTGGACGTTTGCAAAAAGTTGCCTGGTGGGTTTGATCAATCAATTCTAAGGTACGAAGTCTCTTTTAGACGGGCTAATAAAATGTCTGCTTTTGCTAGCATTGCCTTGCCTTGTATTGCTTTGGTTAGTGCAACTGGTTTACTCGTGCATCATGCTATGTCTtaatctgtttttgttttttgaacatAATTAGTGACTTTGAGGATTCTTTCCAAGACCGGCAAAGAATCTCTGGTGGCTTGTCATCGCATAGTTACAAGCGTAATGAATATGGTTCATCCCCACCTACCAGAGGGGATTTTAGTAGTTATTCACGGGGTGTCCACGGAAGATGGGAAGGTCGCTCATCTGTGCGAAGCGATAAAGATAGTGATTCGCAACCTGACTTGGAGTCAGGTAGAATATTCCATGCTAatgttaatatgttttatttgtaaatttttctaTAACAACATGGACtagcttttatattttttctatgcATATCTATTTGTGTATTgatattttgtttcctttttgtgtGGTGTGTATTTCTTGTTGGCATGTGGAAGCCATCCTTGATGACATTTCTAATATGCCTCAGGCAATATTGAATAGTTGGTTACCAACTGTCAGAAGAAAATGCTTTCTAAGTTTGTTGCCTGAAATATTACCCTGGGAAAAAACGATGAGTCCATTGCATGCGTCGAATTAGCCAATAAGATATTGGTGTTTTTGAAATCATTTTATCCAATGAGCCCATGCTCAAATGGTACCTCTCACCAGAAGGATGGGATGAAGGGGGAGCTCGTGAGTTAAAATCAAAAGGGGAAGAAAGTACTTTGTAACTGTAGTTTGGTCTAAAGCATACAACTTGCCTGGGTGTGCTGGTTCAAATCTCCTTTAACATTTTAAAAGGCTAGGTTGGCCCtgtgtacctgggctatgcctaGTTCTCATCGGTAAAATCCTTCAATAAAGATTTttcgtttttaaaaaaaaaaggctaggTTTGCAACATATATTTAGCTTGCTCCTGTTGTTATTAGACTACTGAACTACGTgtctcttgtatacatccagTGTACTTGGGCATTGCTAGTCTTCTATTAGTAAAAGTTTTACatgttaataaaattattagactATTGATGACAAGTTTAATAAATTGTGACAGAGCGTGTACTAAACTTGTAATGGCAACaattaattttgtaataaaTCATGTCTTGCGATATCCACACACATGGAAGTTGTAATGTAAAGAGAACATCTAAGAGATTTTTAGTTGATCATTGATGGATGATGGGTCACATGGCCATGTTGAAAGATTTGGAGGGAAGGCAGGAAAGCCTCCACCGTACAAGATCTTGTATGAGGTTCTGGACCCGAACCTATGTCCTCTGTCTTGCTTTCCAGAGGGTTGTTCATAAGCACAATGCGTGTGGAATACATAATTTCATCTTTCTTGCTGGAGTAGCAGTGGAGAGGGCCTCCTTTGTGCTCAGTTTATATCTCTCTTCTGTCACCTAACTGAATTGGGTAACCCCTTCTTGCCTGTTTTTGTTGCTTGCATGTCCTGAAAGCAACTGAAATATATTCCTTTGGTAAAATGTTCTACTGTTATTCTATAGTTTGTTACAGCATTCTATATATGCCTATCTTTCTACtgcataaaaattacaaaatatatattttttttctagtgCTGAGATCTAAATAGATGGTCGGTTTGCCTAAGACAAGCACTGATCTATAATCTGTGCTGTACATtttgactaattatattaataagcaGATACGGGCAGGCAGTATGGCAACCAATCTCGGCGATCGTGGCAAGTTCCTGAACATGATGGACTTCTTGGTAGTGGTTCTTTCCCAAGACCATCTGGACTTGCTGCCGGAGTTTCGGCTTCTAAGTTTCGAGCTAATGATCACTACCATCTCAATAAGAGCACTGAGCCCTATCATCCTCCACGGCCTTATAAGGTTGGACTTATGCTTGTTTATGTTCCTCACTATTATTTGTATGAAAGAATAGAACGTAATGCCTAGAGTTGTGGATTTGGAGTCATAACATGACTTTTTCTATGCTCCAGCATGATTTTATCTacctcaaataataaataaaatgcaaaaagaTCGAAAACCAGTTGCAATTCGTTTATATAGGCTTCCTTGATActgatgatattattattattattatttttattcataaaaaaaattatcactattattttttgtacTGTGTATTCTTCAGGCAGTACCTCATTCACGAAGGGATACCCATGACTCCTTCAATGATGAAACATTTGGTTCTTCTGAGTTTACAAGTGAGGACAAAGCGgaagaggaaagaaagagaagaggtAATTTGCACATTTTTGCCAGATTGACTGGCAAGGCAACCCGTATGTGTTAGCAACTTTAACTGCTTTTCTTGTTagcaattttaaaattgatttactTGCTTTTCAGCATCCTTTGAATTAATGAGGAAGGAACAGCACAAAGCGTTTCAAGACAAGCAGAACTTAAATCCTGACAAGCGTAAAGATGTGTTTGACATCACCACACTGCTAGAGGACTCCAAGGATGAGAAAAACATTTTGAATCGAAGCAAGGAGTCTGATGAGCCTGTAAAAGCTTCACTCAATGATCCTGAAAAATCTTCACTTCCCTCTCAAACTCCTGCATCCAGACCACTTGTACCACCAGGTTTTAAAAGCACAGTTTTGGAAAGGAATTCTGGACCTAAGTCCGTGATTCATCCTCAGACAGCAGAGGTAACTGGTTTTTATGTCCATCctatttattgaaaatttaacCTATAGTTTTACCTTCCTTGTGCTTTTATAGTTTATTACAATTTCTTGTAATTTATGAAAAGTCGCCAGGAAAAAGGCTGAATCCTGGGTGTCAATCTTGAGTAACTACCTAAATTCAGTACTTTCTCAACAGAGAAACTCTTTATCATGAAGAATAAAATGTGAATTTAAGATAACTTGAAAGTTATTCTGACTATGCCTAGATAATTTTAGGGAGTAAAGAGGATTTTGCCACTTGtcattcttttcctcttttttgtGCTTCTCTCTTGCTATTTACATATTTGTATTGCTGCGTAAATATTTGTATTGCTgcataatatattgatatacgTATCCATGAATGATTGTTTACATgcattttctaaaatattaatgaagagctttgctactcattagccacacacacaccacacactagacctttttttcttaatttttttttgggttttattcttcttaaactaattgaattcttctacttatcattcatatattacacatttggtaagagaaaaaaaataaaaaaagtggtgTATGGGGATGATGAATAGAACTTTTCATTAATGAAACATGgggttttgttgttttctttgtatactccgtgtacttgggctacacCTACTTTTCTATGaagaaagttttattttacctataaaaaaacatGTGGTTTgtagaaaatcatttattggatTCAGAAGAGCTAATAATCTACTGACAAGTTTACTGTATAGGTTCAGCACATGCTGCTTGAGATTTTTCctgtttcaaatttttatagCTAAATATATCTTGACCAAAgtttgaattctcttgcctgCTACCTGTATTTAAACATTGTCTTTCTTGTCATATGTTAACTTATGCTTGTCCTCTCATTAGTCCGTGTCTGTTGCTTCTGTAGGTTGTGAATCCTGAACTTGAGAATAGCCTTTCACATGCCAAAGTTAACCTTGTATTAAATGGGACTTCTGATAATAAAGTGGAGAAACAGCTGACAGAACAAAAGGGTTTCACTACACAGCAACTTGGAAGTACTAGTAATAAAGTTTCCATACATAACAAGAGTGACAAGAATCTGAATGTACCATCCAGTAGCATGATGGATGTAGATGGTCAGTTGCATAAGATTTCGTGTTTTTCAGAAGCCTTTGAAGCTTCAGAAGATGGTGAAGTTAATAAGCTTAGTGGTGAGAAGGTGACAgggaataaaataattggtgaATCCAATCGTGATCATTCAACTTCAATCCTAGATAAGCTTTTTGGTTCTGCTTTAACATCAAGTGTTGGTGGGTCCTCTAGTTTCATTGAGGTAATGCTGATTTCTAGTGGACTTTTATTTGGTACATATATAAACTTTTGGCTGTACGGTACACTGTCTATTGTCTTTTAAACCTTTATTATATGATTAAATCTAATTATCgagatatttttatatacaatgaATTATTCCGAATTTTGTTTCTGATGTGTTCATGATATTCTTTCTACCATTGCCACAATATTTGCTCTACGAGTGTAGCTTACTTGATTAACTCATAGTGTAATGATATTTGCTTCCTAAGAATTTTTAAAGGTTTATTAACTATTTGTAGATCACTGAATGTAACCATGCCTGTCAACATTAGAAGACTATACAGAGAATACAAGCATGCTTTGCTATCATCAAAATTGGTCAAGCAACTGATAATAATTGCATTACTTACAATCAGACTTTGCTTGTATTAGGTTTTATTCAAAGTTATGATTTATTGAAATGGGTGGAGCATCTTATGGCTCCAATCTAAGTCCCGAGTgaagtgaaaataaattttattggttGAGCTTTTGCATTAATATATGACCTGCTTGTAGCTCTTTTGGCATATCTTTACTTGTGTGGTTTCTCACTGCGTCTCCCAATGAATGGATGCTTTGTTAACTTTTGGTTGATGCATATTCTTCAGTTTGTTCGAAAAACATCTGTTTTCTTGTTTGTGATTACATACTCCTCTACATGATGCATATCTCTCataaaattctttttgttgcttGTATAGCATCCTGTTAGTACAGGAGAAGAGACAGGTGATAGGACGGTAGAGGAGACAAGGAGCTCTCATGCTACTCAGTCTTCCAAGTTTGCCCGTTGGTTTCTTGAAGAAGGTATGCTGACATTAATCTTCTGGTTTCGAGTTGTTGGACATGTTAccgataaaaagaaaaaagtttttgGACATGTTCAAATTTTAACTGGTTGTACATTGAGTTAAACAAGATGCTTCTTTCTGTTTTACTGCAGAAAAGAAACCAATGCATGATCTTTCCAGCACACCAAATGACTTGTTCTCATTGATTGTTGGTGGTGATAAAGGGGGATCCCTGGTTTCTGATGTGAAGAATACTGAGCACATTATACCTAATATTCCATTTGAAAGATCTGAACCAGCAGAGGAGCATAAAACATCAAATGTAACAGCTGATATAGTTGAAAATTCTGAGCAATTTTACAAGAACGATAAACCACAGGCACTTCCAGCTGTCCTTACTTGTGAAGATCTTGAACAGTCAATGTTATCAGAAATTAGTGAAAATGGGTCAACTTTGCAGCCGCCTGTACATGTCTCCAGCATTCCTGATCCAAAGACTGAGCTGCCAAAAGTTAATATTGATGACCATGCTTCTCAGCACCTCCTTTCATTGTTACTGAAAGATGGTGTACCATCCTCCAACCTAGACATCCAAAGTTCAGAGAAACTACAGAGCAATGAGGAAACAAGTTTTGTCTCTGCGGCTCAGACAAAAGAGGTAAATGCCGAGCATTCTTCCAACTCAGGGCAGACACTGACACTTGaaacactttttgggactgCTTTTATGAAGGAGCTGCAATCAGTTGGAGCACCAGTTTCTGTCCAGAGAGGTTCACTTGGGCCTGCAAGAGTTGATAAATCAGATCCTCATCAGTTTCCTTTTTCTGTCATGGATGATGCACTTGTTCTTACAAATGATATTGTCCCCAATAAAGCTGGTTATGAAAGCAGTGTTTTGACCTCCAAGCAAAGACTGCAAACTAAACCTGCAAATATTGAGCAGCAATGGTTAGGTTTTGATGATCCTCAAACTGATCTGGATTCATCGCAGCTTCGAACTGGATTAAACTCTAATCTTGGTGGCCTTGATGGGCCTGTTGATATTCGGCTTCCTGAAGAGGATAGCTTGATTACAGTTAATGATCCTTTGAACCCTCGGAATTATGCATCTGTTAAGACTGCAGCTAGAGCTGAAGTGTTACCTTCCCCAAACACCCAAGTTGACATTGCTGAGAAACTAGCAGCTCTAAAATCTGTCTTCAAAGAGGAACGATCTTTCATGGGAGGTCAAGAAGGTCCACCTCGTTTTCGTGGTGCTTATGATGTGAGGGAGCCTGATTTTCCCTATCAGAATCTTAGTGTCCAACCATCTTCCCCACAATTTCACCCCCCTCGTGCAAATCATGTAGGGCCATTCTCCCATCCATTAGATTCTCACCCTACTAACGTTAATCCTCAGATGAAATTTATGACACCAGAAGGAATCATCCATCATGATTCTCCGCCAAATCATCAATTTTCTGCAAATATGCTTCATCCACATTTTCATCACCCCAGCACTGGATTGACTGGTTTTGATCCTCCCAATCATCACCCTATGTTGCAACAGATGCATATGTCAGGCAACTTTCCTCCTCACCTGCTTCAAGGATTTCCCAGGAGTGCACCAATGTCAGCTCAGCCAAGCAGGGGTGCACCTTTGCCTTCCCATGCCAACAATCAGATGACTGGCTTTATGCCTGAACTCAATCCATTGCAAGCTTTTCCTTTCGGTCACCGGCAACCCAACTTTTCTGGTCTTGGAATGCCACCACCGGGTAAAGCTCTCACCCATGTGATTTTTCttctgtattttattttttatttaaatgtgaCTACCTGCTTCCCTTGCTTATTTTAATTGGCTTGCAGTAATATTCACTACAATGGTTTCATTTGTGCTCAAATTGTGCTGATGTACCCTTTGACTTCCCATTTACTTGCCGGAATTTTCTATTTTGGAGTGAATGATAAGTTCAAATTAAGAGCAACATTTCCTTACTTGAGTGGTAACCTGAACATGAAGCCATTGATTCTCTTTACTTCATTTGTCTCGATGAGCCGAGTAATGACCGACTGTAGCAGCCTTTTATGATTGTTTCAATGGGTGACCATCGACCAAGTTCCATGTTCATTGCCCCATCTTGTTATTGAGTAATGATAGCCACACAACTCTTTTCACAACTACTTTTATAACCATGTTTTAAAATGGGGGGAAAAAGTTCCTTACTCATTGACTGCCTgctttttaatatcttttttttgcCCTGAGAGGGGGGTTGGTACACAATGCGAGTTGAAAGCAATACTGGACAGTATCTTTTCAAGTTGGAAGTGCTTATTTGCTGATTTTTGTTATTGTAAAATGTAAACCTTCAATAGACCAcaggaataaaataaagaacTCTAAATCTTCCGGGGTGCATTTGGACtgtaaatctatttttattttttgagaaattgTACGTCCATTATAttctttcatttaatttttgttggattttttcAGCTCCTGAAATTGGTGGAGGTAGTAATAATCCAGAGGCAATCCAAAGGCTTTTTGAGCTGGAACTCAGGACAAATTCAAAGAAGATTCAGCCTTTTGCCGCTGGTGGGCATGGTCAGGGGATGTATGGTCATGAAGTGGACATGGGTTTTAGGTATAGATAGGGCTTGCTGATTGTGATCGTGTATATGACCTTGTAGTCAATGTCTCTTCCTCAGATCTGCAAGTCCTTGCATCAGTGATGGGATGGGATTGTTGCTCTTTCAAAGGGGAATTTGGTGGGTTAGTGTAATTACTGGGATTTTCTCGCAACTTGCACTTGGTAGAGTTGTTTTAGCTCAAATCACATCGTATTCACTCCTGTATGAGTTGGTCTTTAGTTTTTGAAGTTCTTAAATCCTTCTGAGATCACGTTTCGTAATATTTAACTTCAAAGTGTACAAAATTAGTGGATGTAAACATGATAGAATGAAAACTCTGGAAAGAAATCCTAAAAATAGAGATGCAATGTCAAGTTcactataaatattttatattcatgaaaTGATGTTAAATCAGCTATAAATCTAGAGGAATGTTACACATCATTctattctatatattttatatattaaaatatttttatttttatttattttttatttcattttatttttattaaactaattaaatttttctatttattatccatatacaatatatttattataaaaaaaaaaaattaaaataagtatggtgtgtgaagtgtgaggataataagaagaatttttcataaattcaagGGAAATGGTATGGTACGTGCTATCGGCTAATTTATGGGTTAATTGGATGAATAAAATAACGTAAAGATGGAGGGGATGGACCAAGAGCCACCCATAACTAAGCTAGTCACTGTTTAGACCCCTCCCAACTCGGAGCACAACCACAGGGCAGCTAGAGACGTAGACCAGGAGACATGTCAAACACGGGCACAAAAGCATGTGTATTTTAGGGGATCAATCTCTGCTAACGCGCATCTTTTGTTGTTTGGATGTaagaagtgttttattttatcttatctcatattattattattaaaatataattaataattaaatttttttaaattttaaaataataataatattataataatattttatttaatttctaacttttattttaattaatctcatgtcaactcactatccaaatgacACCTTAGGGTTGACATAAAATCCTAACACGATTCATATAAATAACGAGTGATATGATATGACCCACTTcatccgtttaataattaacTTTTACGGAGTCAATCTAGACATGACACATTTAACCCGTTTCAACTTGCTTTTCTCGCTTCAATCCGTTTAATCCGTCTCATAAATGGATTGAATTGACccgtatatttattttttaacccaattaatataattttatatataatataaaaataattatatacaattattcaCAATTGCAACTGGATTcaggataaaatattttactatcaatatccaaattaataatatgcaagaaaattaatattttcaaaaaataaaattacatgttaacaaaatttttttaatagtttgagaTATTAAGTatgcaaataataatattattattattatatcccAACAACGAAAAAAggcatataaaattaaatatttataaaatttgaaatagaacATATTCTTGTTATACAAGTCAATTACGAGTTTTGCGGGTTGACTTgcaatcaatttatttattaattgtgtCTTATCGAGTTAATTTGTTTTGACCCAATCCTATTTATATCAAATACAAACCTTTTTATTTCATGTTGAGTTCACGAGTTACATCATATATTGTTACCTCTATTTTCAGTGTCTATCTTTTAGGAAATGCAATTCATTATCATCCCCCTACCATCCCCCTACATTGGATAATAATATTGGCAATTAACCGCGTCTACACACAAAAATATCTCTAATCAATACGTTCCTTTTGGATTTTCCCCCGAACAGGTCAGATTGGTGATCCTCTTCCTCCTTAGTAGATACATGACACGAAAAttgtttagtaatttttttatgggtaaataaaatattcttgatCATAAGAAATGGTAAAAGTTCAAGTATGTGAGACATATATAAGAGCATCGTCTATGCAtactaatttaataatataggaAATTCATGAAAGGTCATTCCATTAAATTAATTACAACCAACCAATGAAATAAAGTGtcgaaaaataaatttctaaactCATTCATTGACCATTCTCGATCATTGAAGTCTCATTCGCTCGTCCCTCCAAATCACCAGTCGTGTATTAATGGGGCCATCTTCAATATTTTTGCAAATTAAGAATTAACTTGAAGCCTCTTCAAGAAGCCAAGAGATTGATCGCCCTTCTTGGCATTATCCAACGTAGTCCCACCTGAGCTAAGAACATATTCCATAAGGTCATGACAATCTCATAATATAGTACATAATCAACGGACTTCCATGTATTTAAACATACAAAGAGCCTTTAGAAGGAACAGACGGTGAAATTCTCTTTATTAAAGTAATGCCAAGAAATCTTGTCTTCAACTTCCTCCTCATATCTCTTAGCGTAACGTCAAGAAATTGTCTTTAGTTTTCCCTCCATATGAGTAGAGTATAATAGGTCATAAAACTTTGAAAATGTGTCAACTTTCCAATTTTGTGCATTTCTAAGGGATGTAACATTCCATTGGATGGCATCAAGAGTTTTGCAATCAAGGCTTCTTTCATTTTTACCGTCCATAGAATTCTAATTAAGCTTTCCTTGAGTGCCCTATCGTCACACCATATGTCATGCCAAAACTTGATTTTGGATTCTTCACCCACCTTAAGGCAGATATTTCTAAACTATGTATCACATCCACTCATGTTTTTTCAAAGCCCCACTCCATGCTTCAATTCTATGACAGACTGATAGCTCTCCACAAGGCCTCCTGTTCTTGGTGGTGtctccaaagccatttgccCAACAGAGCCTTGTTAAAAATCTGCAAATTCCTAATGCCCAATACTCTTTTTGAAATAGGGGAGAATACCATAGCCCATTTTACCAAGTGAAATCTAAACTCATAAATTATCACCCTTAAGAAATCCTACTTCAGTTTCTCCATGCAACAAGCTATCTTGGTGGGGAGTGGGAATAATGATAGAACTTATGTCAACAAGTTGGAAAGGGTACTTTTAATCTCTATGGCATCTACCACCAAAATCTCTATGGCATTGATTCTCCTTTGCGAATAAGCCACCTAGTGGAAGAATTTGGTGCATTTATCTCCTCCTTCGACTATAAGGCCCTCGATTTCTATCTCTAATAGAAATGGGCAGCGAGTCTCGACCACCCATTCACCCGCCCCCACCGTCCGGACTCTACCAAGGGTAGACGGAGGCCCTGCCCATTAGGTGAGGACGTATGGGCCCCTACCCACAAGTTAGAGAGTTATGGGGACGAGGCCCAGGTTGAGCCTAGGCTTACTTGGGATATCTTCCGTCCGGcccgcatatatatatatatctatatatattataatataagttaGATTTATAATGAAACGACCCGGTTTTGGAGATATCCAAAACTACGTCATTTCATTACAGGGTTAATGAAACCCTTCCCACCCCTGTGCTTGAACTCTTGATTCCTCCTCAATCCTCACTTTCAACTCTCTATGTCTCTCTCTCAGACCCTCTCACTCTCAccttagtctctctctctcaacttatTCGTCGTTTCCGTTGCCATCCATATTTCACACCATCACCAAGGCCAAATTCATTCTCTCACCATCTTTCTAAGTATCAATATGAAAGTTtcccttttttgtttgttttttttttttacaacagaATAAGGAGGATGGAATTTTTCATTGGATTTGGAGGATGTGATTGATTGGTGTTTGTAACTTTGTGTGTTGATTGGGGTTGATTAGGGGTTTGGATTGAGCCCCTAAATCAATTATTTGTACAATGTGTTTCAATTCCCCTAATTTatgttaggatttttttttttttcgaaatcCTAGATTAGTTTAGGGCTCATTATGAAACCTCtcaactaatttatttttaggggcttCAAATTTGAAACCCCAAAATAGTATGTGGTTTCAAAATTGAAACCCCAAGAAATTTTGGAGTTTCACTTTTGAAATCCTAAAAAAGTTTGTGTGATATGTATGGTTTTAATTGTTATGTGATTTTTGTATAAGTTCACATATTTTTGAGTTTGTGAATCTATGGATAGTGGGTCAAGTCT
Coding sequences within it:
- the LOC122310367 gene encoding uncharacterized protein LOC122310367, whose translation is MSLENEDHILDQPVETNHETQKKLKTSYSREFLLSLSELDVCKKLPGGFDQSILSDFEDSFQDRQRISGGLSSHSYKRNEYGSSPPTRGDFSSYSRGVHGRWEGRSSVRSDKDSDSQPDLESDTGRQYGNQSRRSWQVPEHDGLLGSGSFPRPSGLAAGVSASKFRANDHYHLNKSTEPYHPPRPYKAVPHSRRDTHDSFNDETFGSSEFTSEDKAEEERKRRASFELMRKEQHKAFQDKQNLNPDKRKDVFDITTLLEDSKDEKNILNRSKESDEPVKASLNDPEKSSLPSQTPASRPLVPPGFKSTVLERNSGPKSVIHPQTAEVVNPELENSLSHAKVNLVLNGTSDNKVEKQLTEQKGFTTQQLGSTSNKVSIHNKSDKNLNVPSSSMMDVDGQLHKISCFSEAFEASEDGEVNKLSGEKVTGNKIIGESNRDHSTSILDKLFGSALTSSVGGSSSFIEHPVSTGEETGDRTVEETRSSHATQSSKFARWFLEEEKKPMHDLSSTPNDLFSLIVGGDKGGSLVSDVKNTEHIIPNIPFERSEPAEEHKTSNVTADIVENSEQFYKNDKPQALPAVLTCEDLEQSMLSEISENGSTLQPPVHVSSIPDPKTELPKVNIDDHASQHLLSLLLKDGVPSSNLDIQSSEKLQSNEETSFVSAAQTKEVNAEHSSNSGQTLTLETLFGTAFMKELQSVGAPVSVQRGSLGPARVDKSDPHQFPFSVMDDALVLTNDIVPNKAGYESSVLTSKQRLQTKPANIEQQWLGFDDPQTDLDSSQLRTGLNSNLGGLDGPVDIRLPEEDSLITVNDPLNPRNYASVKTAARAEVLPSPNTQVDIAEKLAALKSVFKEERSFMGGQEGPPRFRGAYDVREPDFPYQNLSVQPSSPQFHPPRANHVGPFSHPLDSHPTNVNPQMKFMTPEGIIHHDSPPNHQFSANMLHPHFHHPSTGLTGFDPPNHHPMLQQMHMSGNFPPHLLQGFPRSAPMSAQPSRGAPLPSHANNQMTGFMPELNPLQAFPFGHRQPNFSGLGMPPPAPEIGGGSNNPEAIQRLFELELRTNSKKIQPFAAGGHGQGMYGHEVDMGFRYR